In Kytococcus sedentarius DSM 20547, the sequence CGTCCTCGAGAGCGAAGTCGACCCGCCCCGCCAGGCGACCCGCGGAATCGCGGACCTCCACCTGGCTGCGGACCCGGTACCCGAGGTTCATCAGCAACCAGCGCGTCCGGCTCTCCCCCGGCGACTCGCAGCGCGGGTCGGCGAGCAGGCGCACCTGCCGGAAGCGCGCGTGCCCCGGGTGATTCAGGAGTGCGCGGTTGAGCGTGGCCAGCTCGTCGAGGTACACGGTCCCCGGCGGGCGGGGTGCCCCGTACTCGGGCACGTGCTCGACGGTGCGGTGCAGGGCTGCATCGAGGGTGACCAGACCGGCCTCCACCCCGTGCAGGGCAGCCACCCCGAAGACCGCTTCCGCCGCGGCCACCACCGTGCACCCGGCGATGCTCTGGGTGGGCAGCACCGACTCCCCCCGGTGGATCGTCGCCGAGGCGTTCTTCCGGGTTCGGGTGTCCTTGCGGGGGCGGGGGTCCCTCCGCTGCGGCGCCGCTGATGACGATGGCGCCGACGCAGACGCTGCCGCCGACCCCGGTGGTGCCGGGTCCGCTGCTCGTGGCGGTGGAGGTGCCGACGCCGACGATGGCGCCGACGGCGGCGGACCCCCTGTCGCGATGCCCCGCACGGTGTCGGGGACCGTGAGCAACGGCAGCCCGTGGAGGAGCGCTGCGGAGTCGTGACTGAGGGCGAACCCCTGGGGCCAGGTCCGGGAGATGGCGGTGGCGGTCAGCACGTGCGCCTGCTCCGGGGAGGCCCCGCGCAGGGCCGCGCCGTCCACGTACGCCCCGCGGCCCACGCGGCACAGGGCGCCTGCCGCCACCCACCGCTCGAGCTCCCGACGCCCCACCCCGGCTGTCTGGAGGTCGGCGCTGGTGAGCGTGGCGCGGTGGACGGCGGCGAGGGCAGCGAGGTCCGCGGGCAGCGAGCTCATGGGCACAGGGTGCACTCCCGCGGGTCGGTGGCACCGGGCGTCCTCCACAGGCTGCACCCGTCACACTGGACTCGATGAGGTGACACAGCAAAGCGGCACCTGACACACCGTGTTCGGTATGTCAGGTGCCGC encodes:
- a CDS encoding type IV toxin-antitoxin system AbiEi family antitoxin domain-containing protein, with protein sequence MSSLPADLAALAAVHRATLTSADLQTAGVGRRELERWVAAGALCRVGRGAYVDGAALRGASPEQAHVLTATAISRTWPQGFALSHDSAALLHGLPLLTVPDTVRGIATGGPPPSAPSSASAPPPPRAADPAPPGSAAASASAPSSSAAPQRRDPRPRKDTRTRKNASATIHRGESVLPTQSIAGCTVVAAAEAVFGVAALHGVEAGLVTLDAALHRTVEHVPEYGAPRPPGTVYLDELATLNRALLNHPGHARFRQVRLLADPRCESPGESRTRWLLMNLGYRVRSQVEVRDSAGRLAGRVDFALEDEPVAVEFDGTGKYTQYGHTVARDKARDQAMQRCGYEPVHLLWAHLRQPETVRAMVEHARERVRRHRVA